In Malus sylvestris chromosome 15, drMalSylv7.2, whole genome shotgun sequence, a single genomic region encodes these proteins:
- the LOC126602467 gene encoding probable protein ABIL5 produces MDEKMQNNSKPSSGQDAEAESKDVPNMEEKMQNISKPSSGQDVEAKSKDIGSFHNSLQELRDLRSQLHYAADYCESTFLNTKEKKVVMENTKEYICRAVVTVVDHLGCVSANINGIVSEANAFSEAEIRIDCLKQRMFLCEQYSHKFALPRVRWREIIPRHNARFLSAPTREAEKPNDTREAEKPNEDSRDIPRNAASHKTIDKQESDRDVAMPLFLYTPSHKPSLSKGENNSALAPVRDGLSILSRGPNLTFHFQEARKNNGRLKKSGHGNDILSLIRRAKRMV; encoded by the exons ATGGATGAGAAGATGCAGAACAACTCTAAACCCTCCTCGGGGCAAGATGCAGAAGCAGAGTCTAAGGACGTTCCAAACATGGAGGAGAAGATGCAGAACATCTCTAAACCCTCCTcagggcaagatgtagaagcaAAGTCTAAGGACATTGGAAGCTTTCATAACTCTCTTCAG GAACTGAGAGACCTGCGCTCTCAACTTCACTATGCTGCTGACTACTGTGAATCAACCTTCTTGAacaccaaagaaaagaaagt agTGATGGAAAACACCAAAGAGTATATCTGCAGAGCTGTGGTGACTGTTGTTGATCATCTCGGATGCGTTTCCGCCAACATCAACGGCATCGTTTCCGAAGCTAACGCATTTTCGGAGGCTGAGATTCGAATTGATTGCCTCAAACAA AGGATGTTCTTATGTGAACAATACAGCCACAAGTTTGCCCTGCCTAGAGTCCGATGGAGGGAGATTATCCCGCGGCATAATGCACGTTTTTTATCTGCAC CTACCAGAGAAGCTGAGAAACCCAATGATACCAGAGAAGCTGAGAAACCCAATGAAGATTCGAG GGATATTCCTAGAAACGCAGCCTCTCATAAAACCATTGACAAGCAAGAATCTGACCGAGATGTAGCAATGCCGCTTTTCTTGTACACACCGTCTCACAAACCGTCTTTGTCCAAGGGCGAAAACAATTCAGCTTTAG CTCCGGTTCGTGATGGCCTCTCAATCCTGTCTAGAGGCCCAAATCTTACCTTTCATTTCCAG GAAGCTCGGAAGAATAATGGACGCCTCAAGAAATCTGGGCACGGTAATGACATCTTGTCGCTCATCAGACGAGCGAAAAGAATGGTATGA
- the LOC126602461 gene encoding rho guanine nucleotide exchange factor 8-like, which translates to MVRAFTSQQQTMQKTRSFQLKRMFEIPRHLQNSTFENGQDGEGDRDTAQLLSPKTTPEGGPVETQGMWGPNRDKGVASGADEGEKMKSPKSKRPSDMEMMKERFSKLLLGEDMSGGGKGVSSALALSNAITNLAASVFGEQRKLEPMSSDAKARWMNEIGWLLSVTDHIVEFVPSQQNGTNMEIMVTRQRNDLHMNVPALRKLDAMLVGHLDSFGTPSEFWYVKKGAQDSEKDNSQRNDEKWWKPNVKVPPEGLSDECRRWMQSQKDAVNQVLKAAMAINAQVLAEMDIPENYIESLPKNGRASLGDSIYKSITVDHFDPVEFFDSMDLSTEHKVLDLKDRIEASIVIWKQKMNHKSGKSSWSSAVSFEKRELFEERVETILLLLKQKFPGIPQSALDISKIQFNMDVGYAILESYSRVIESLAFKIMSMIEDVLYADTQARKSLSNMTHSMDSREDGDETPTKTLFEFMGWNAETEENDMEKDSSAGNKESYFKEDSEKIMSKPPASINTKRFSYLEKLEKLSGLRSPTARH; encoded by the exons ATGGTCCGAGCTTTTACATCCCAACAACAAACAATGCAGAAGACAAGATCTTTCCAGTTGAAACGAATGTTTGAGATTCCGAGACACCTTCAGAATTCGACCTTTGAGAATGGGCAGGACGGCGAGGGAGATAGGGATACCGCTCAGTTACTGAGTCCCAAGACCACACCAGAAGGCGGCCCGGTGGAGACACAAGGAATGTGGGGACCTAATCGCGATAAGGGTGTAGCTTCCGGTGCAGATGAAGGCGAAAAGATGAAGAGTCCTAAATCCAAGAGGCCTTCAG atatggaaatgatgaaggaaaggTTCTCTAAGTTGCTTTTGGGGGAAGATATGTCGGGTGGTGGAAAGGGCGTCTCTTCGGCGTTGGCTTTATCAAATGCCATAACCAATCTagcag CATCTGTTTTCGGAGAACAAAGGAAACTAGAGCCTATGTCTTCGGATGCAAAAGCACGGtggatgaatgaaataggctgGCTTTTGTCTGTGACAGATCATATCGTTGAATTTGTCCCTTCGCAGCAGAATGGAACAAACATGGAG ATAATGGTGACCCGGCAAAGAAATGATCTGCACATGAACGTTCCTGCCCTGCGCAAGCTTGATGCAATGCTTGTT GGTCACCTGGATAGCTTTGGAACCCCAAGTGAGTTCTGGTATGTGAAAAAAGGTGCCCAAGATTCTGAAAAGGATAATTCCCAGAGAAATGATGAGAAATGGTGGAAACCCAATGTTAAAGTTCCCCCCGAAGGGCTTTCAGATGAATGCCGAAGGTGGATGCAATCTCAGAAGGACGCTGTGAACCAAGTACTAAAAGCAGCGATGGCCATCAATGCGCAAGTGCTAGCCGAAATGGATATCCCCGAAAACTACATTGAATCCCTTCCCAAG AACGGTAGGGCTAGCCTCGGTGATTCGATCTATAAGAGCATAACAGTGGACCACTTTGATCCTGTGGAGTTCTTTGACTCCATGGACTTGTCCACAGAGCACAAAGTTCTCGACCTAAAAGACAGGATCGAGGCCTCTATTGTGATTTGGAAGCAAAAGATGAACCACAAGAGTGGAAAGTCTTCGTGGAGTTCAGCCGTAAGCTTCGAGAAGAGGGAGCTCTTTGAAGAGAGAGTAGAGACCATCTTGCTCCTGTTGAAACAGAAATTCCCAGGAATCCCACAATCTGCACTTGACATAagcaaaattcaattcaatatg GATGTAGGGTACGCTATCCTAGAGAGCTATTCGAGGGTGATCGAAAGCTTGGCCTTCAAAATCATGTCCATGATTGAAGATGTGCTTTACGCTGATACTCAAGCTCGAAAATCATTATCAAACATGACACATTCAATGGATTCAAGGGAAGACGGAGACGAAACACCAACAAAGACACTGTTTGAGTTCATGGGGTGGAATGCTGAAACCGAAGAGAATGACATGGAGAAGGATAGCTCGGCGGGCAACAAGGAGAGCTACTTCAAAGAAGACAGTGAAAAGATTATGAGCAAACCTCCTGCTAGCATAAACACCAAGAGATTTTCATACTTGGAGAAGCTTGAGAAGTTGAGTGGTCTAAGAAGTCCAACGGCTCGGCATTGA
- the LOC126602457 gene encoding uncharacterized protein LOC126602457, producing the protein MPQDGLRSAVYRSFVTCDDPKGVVDCGMIRKSKSGSPKTEQKKMESRRKSKNSKTSLDHKAEKDVVITGEYQSPSSFQLMEVSRGAQKLNRTIDSWSNGIRFEGQQPKDIAKDLLKGALDLQDSLVMLGKLQEASQYMSRLKQKHNSVTEFEKPRCSADGFSRSGNEELKKVIRDSLARQQLVENTESVERGYNFFPRRYMDSCLDTPSSSSSQSSMFHTTSDSTIATSAAPQKMGKGPSLIAKLMGIEEYPSRPSQAARRKQIDEGEKILSSQQRPTFDIDRPKVMKPQTSAQNVDHENRTLREVLETMRFKGLLKGSSVEEHRPDFLHSNHSDSAQRFARDSPPIVLIRPLSVSSMELEKPRAPLVRGEEAFYTKEMLKSLGTKEGALKSEKMHRKMKADGAPSKRLDQEERAKNQKVAAQKPEEREAKTKEKASRKLKASHPADHKPQRKEAIDKKVDKIQRVTAVSRNSPEKDIEKSKNVLRSQDLDKLTSAKARKHESGSNIPKNSISRQPNTATITISKRSTQNVASNSNERKRNHLRKEKSAKEPTVPKSVTKNVVSEESEKRIIMDDKNDASPIRSNADLADENPKEEETDAYGSQSGGHCSNFESSVCDATPLSPKQEIETKTAEEASEHMSRSAENGKSFESGENFRHFLLSNPSFLSLAEELFDLNMNSPTILQTSSMYNFEESDRRLFLDCANELIECKSVHDSQTVNLLLLTCQGKPRICISVDQLVEEVCYGIEKMRNYSKLAGERLLADSLYLMLESDIMCRGVVNGAWDSGWRNGFSRYEVEQLVSDIEKLVLDGLIEEVFA; encoded by the exons ATGCCTCAAGACGGCCTGAGATCCGCTGTGTACAGATCATTTGTCACATGTGACGATCCAAAAGGAGTTGTTGATTGTGGGATGATTAGAAAATCGAAAAGTGGATCCCCGAAAACAGAGCAGAAGAAGATGGAAAGTCGAAGAAAATCGAAGAACTCGAAAACAAGTTTGGATCACAAGGCTGAGAAGGATGTTGTGATCACAGGGGAGTATCAGAGCCCTTCGTCTTTTCAGCTCATGGAAGTGTCCAGAGGAGCTCAGAAGCTGAACCGCACGATTGATTCCTGGTCGAATGGGATTAGGTTTGAAGGGCAGCAGCCGAAAGACATTGCGAAAGACTTGTTGAAAGGAGCTCTTGATCTGCAGGATTCTCTTGTCATGCTCGGCAAGTTGCAAGAAGCTTCACAGTACATGTCTCGCttgaaacaaaaacacaattctgTGACGGAATTCGAAAAACCGCGGTGTTCTGCTGATGGGTTTTCGAGGAGTGGAAATGAAGAGCTTAAGAAGGTGATCAGAGACAGCCTTGCGAGGCAGCAACTGGTGGAAAATACAGAATCTGTCGAAAGGGGGTATAATTTTTTCCCTCGAAGATATATGGATTCGTGTTTGGATACTCCATCCAGTAGCTCAAGCCAGAGTTCTATGTTTCACACCACTAGTGATTCCACCATTGCAACCTCAGCTGCTCCGCAGAAGATGGGGAAAGGCCCGAGTCTGATTGCCAAGCTCATGGGAATAGAAGAGTACCCCTCAAGACCTTCGCAGGCAGCTCGGAGAAAACAGATTGACGAGGGTGAGAAGATTCTTTCAAGTCAGCAGAGACCTACGTTTGACATCGATAGGCCTAAGGTTATGAAGCCTCAAACTTCAGCTCAAAACGTTGATCACGAAAATAGGACTTTGAGGGAAGTTCTTGAAACGATGCGATTTAAAGGACTTTTGAAAGGCAGTTCTGTGGAAGAGCATAGGCCTGATTTCCTTCATTCCAATCACTCGGATTCCGCCCAAAGATTTGCTCGTGATAGCCCTCCCATTGTGCTTATAAGGCCTCTTTCTGTTTCATCGATGGAACTGGAGAAGCCTCGTGCGCCATTGGTTCGGGGAGAGGAAGCTTTCTACACCAAAGAGATGCTAAAAAGTTTGGGAACAAAAGAAGGAGCTTTGAAGTCTGAAAAAATGCACCGAAAGATGAAAGCAGACGGTGCTCCAAGCAAAAGGCTTGACCAGGAAGAAAGAGCTAAAAACCAGAAAGTGGCAGCACAGAAACCCGAAGAAAGAGAGGCCAAGACGAAAGAAAAGGCTTCGAGAAAGTTGAAAGCTTCTCATCCTGCAGATCACAAACCACAGAGGAAGGAGGCAATTGACAAGAAGGTTGATAAGATCCAAAGGGTGACTGCTGTTAGCAGGAATTCACCAGAGAAAGATATAGAGAAATCTAAAAATGTGTTGAGATCTCAAGATCTAGATAAATTGACATCTGCAAAGGCAAGAAAGCATGAATCTGGATCAAACATCCCAAAGAATTCaatttctcggcaaccaaataCTGCCACAATCACAATCTCGAAACGTTCAACTCAGAATGTGGCGTCGAACTCAAACGAGCGGAAAAGGAATCACTTGAGGAAGGAAAAGTCTGCCAAAGAGCCTACAGTACCTAAATCAGTT ACCAAAAATGTTGTGAGTGAAGAAAGTGAAAAGAGAATTATTATGGACGATAAAAATGACGCTTCTCCGATCAGGTCAAACGCTGATCTTGCAGATGAAAACCCTAAGGAAGAAGAAACAGATGCCTATGGATCTCAAAGTGGAG GACATTGCAGTAATTTCGAAAGTTCTGTATGTGATGCCACACCACTGAGCCCTAAACAAGAAATAGAAACCAAAACTGCAGAAGAAGCTTCAGAACACATGAGTCGGAGTGCAGAGAATGGCAAATCATTTGAAAGTGGAGAAAATTTCCGACATTTTCTATTGAGCAATCCCTCATTTCTTAGTCTTGCGGAGGAGCTTTTTGATCTTAACATGAACAGCCCTACAATCTTACAGACATCTTCCATGTATAATTTTGAGGAATCCGACAGAAGACTATTTCTAGATTGCGCAAACGAGCTCATCGAGTGCAAAAGCGTTCATGATTCGCAAACAGTCAATCTTCTGCTACTAACATGTCAAGGCAAGCCGAGAATTTGCATATCTGTGGACCAATTGGTGGAGGAAGTGTGTTATGGGATTGAGAAGATGCGAAACTACAGCAAGCTTGCCGGTGAGAGGCTTCTTGCGGACAGTCTGTATTTGATGTTGGAGAGCGACATTATGTGCAGAGGAGTAGTGAACGGGGCATGGGATTCGGGTTGGAGAAACGGATTTTCGAGATACGAAGTGGAGCAATTAGTGAGTGACATCGAGAAACTGGTTTTAGATGGATTGATTGAGGAGGTATTTGCATAA